In Microbacterium sp. zg-Y818, the genomic window GCCGCAGGGTCTGCCCATTCGAGCGGACGGGCAGCGAGAGTACCGGGCATTTTTCCAGGCTAGGGGTCGGCTGACCGCTCTAGGCTCGGAGCGTGAACGAGTTCCTCACCTGGCTGCTCGACGCGGTCCAGAGTGTCGACCCCGTACTGCGGACGGTGCTGGCCGGTGTGGCCGTCATGCTCGAGACGAGTGTGCTGGTCGGTCTCGTCGTTCCCGGAGACACCGTCGTCATCGTCGCGGGGACCGCGGTGGCCTCGCCGCTGGAGGCCGTGGTGCTGGCCGTCGTGGTCGTCATCGGCGCTCTGATCGGCGAGAGCATCGGCTTCTGGCTCGGCCGGGTGCTGGGGCCTCGCATCCGCTACTCGAAGATCGGCGCCAAGCTGGGTGAGAAGAACTGGCAGCGGGCCGAGACCTACCTGCGTCGCCGCGGCGGTCCCGCCATCTTCCTTTCGCGGTTTCTTCCGGTCTTCCATTCCCTCGTGCCGTTGACGGTCGGTATGAGCGGCTTCGCCTACCGCCGTTTCCTGGCCTGGACCCTCCCCGCGTGCATGCTGTGGTCGGCGATGTACGTCGGTGTGGCGGTCGCGGCGGCAGGGACGTACCGCGAGCTGTCCGACACCATCCACTTCGCCGGCTACATCTTCGTCGGCATCATCCTGGCGTTCCTGCTGCTGGCCTATCTGGCCAAGCGGCTCATCGCGCGCCGCGAGAGGCGTCATCTGGAAGCCGACGACAGCACGGTGGCTCCGAGTGCTGCGGAGGGCATGGGAGACTGAGGGCGATGCCCGGCACCGACCCCGCACCCCCACGTCCCAAGATCCTCTGGATCGCCCGCCTCGAGTACCGTTTCCACTCCTGGCGAGAACGCCGCGCGCGCCGACGTGGGCAGCTGCCGACGGTGGCGGCGTTCCCCGGGTACGGCGGACCGGACTGGGTGCGCGTGCTGGGCCGCGTGCTGATGGTGCCGTCGGTGCCCGCGGATCCGCGCGGAGAGTATGCGAGCGTGCGCGGATGGCGCAGCTTCGCCTCGGTTCCCGTCGGCTTCGCGCAGGTGACGATCGAGATCGACGGCGTGCGGCATGAGGTCGTCGCCGACCGAGGCGGGGTCATCGACGCCACGCTGCCGGGCACGCTGCCGGCAGGGTGGCAGCCGATCACGATGTCGGTCGAAGGCGGGAAACCGGTCGAGACCCGCGTGTTCATCGTCGGGCCGGACGTCCGATTCGGCATCGTCTCCGACGTCGACGACACCGTCATGGTCACCGCGCTCCCCCGCCCCCTGGTGGCGGCCTGGAACTCGTTCGTCCTCGACGAGCACGCGCGACAGCCCGTTCCCGGCATGGCCGTGCTTCTCGAGCGCATCGCGCGGGAGAACCCGGGAGCGCCGGTCATCTACCTGTCGACGGGCGCCTGGAACGTCGCGCCGACGCTGATGCGCTTCTTCCGGCGCCATGTCTTTCCGCCCGGGGCCATGCTGCTCACCGACTGGGGGCCGACGCACGACCGCTGGTTCCGCAGTGGCCAGCAGCACAAAGCGGGCAACCTCACGCGGCTCGCGAAGGAGTTCCCGCACATCAAGTGGCTGCTGATCGGCGATGACGGCCAGCACGACGATCCCATCTACACCGCCTTCGCAGTGGAGCACCCCGACCACGTGACCGCAGTGGCGATCCGACGCCTGTCGACGGCCGAGGCGGTTCTCGCCGGTGGTCGCACCGTCGTCGATGACCACTCGGCGTCGACCGTGCCCTTCGTGACGGATTCCGACGGTGCCGGCTTGCTGGACAGGCTCGCCGACATCGGGGTCGTGAAGCCGGACCCGCCTGCCTGAGGCGGTTCCCGGGTCGGTTCGGGCCGGTGTCGCAGGCCCCGCGTACGCTGGCTGACATGTGTGGTCGTTTCGTCGTCGCCAACGTGGCATCCGAACTGGTCGGCGTTCTCCGCGTCGATGTCGAGGGTGACGTGCTCCCCCAGCCGTCGTACAACATCGCGCCCACGGCGCGGGCGGCGATCGTGCTCGACTCCGCCAAGACGGAGCCGGCGACCCGCCGCCTGGAGTCCGCTCGGTGGGGCCTGGTTCCCGGGTGGGCGAAAGACCCGAGCATCGGGTCCCGCGCGTTCAACGCGCGGGCCGAGGAGCTCGAGGACAAGCCGATGTTCCGCAACGCTTTGATCAAGCGCCGTGCCGTCGTGCCGGCATCCGGGTACTACGAGTGGAAGCAGACAGAGGGCGGCAAAGTGCCGCACTACATCCACCCCGCCGACGACCAGCCGATGTTCTTCGCCGGGCTGTACGAGTGGTGGAAGGACCCGCAGAAGGCGGACGATGACCCTGAGCGCTGGCTGCTGAGCTTCACGATCCTGACCCGGGACTCGATCGGGCGGCTCGGATCGATCCACGACCGCATGCCGCTGTTCATCGATGGCGACTTCGCCGACGCGTGGCTCGACACCGACACCGACGACCACAACGTGCGCGACCTGCTGGATGCCGCGATCGACGCGGCGCCCGCGCTGGCCGACACACTCGACGACTATCCGGTTTCGCCTGCCGTCGGCAACGTGCGCAACGACTCCCCGGAACTCATCGAGCCGGCGGCGTAGTCCGCGACTCTCGCGGGGTCGCCCGGGTTGGGCGGTGTGCCGGGGTGCGGCATCCACCGTCCGTGGGCGGGACTCGGTGCCGGGGCCTCGGTGCTTTGGTGCCTTGGTGCCTCGGTGCCTGGGCGCCGTGACGTGATGCCCCGTGGCCCCGGCGTCCGAGATGCGGAGATCTGCCGAGATGCGGACCGGATGCCGGTGGTGGTCCGCATCCGGGCAGATCTCCGCATCCGGGCACTGCGGATGCCGCTGGGCCTGGTAGGTGTCGCTGCCGTCGGGCGGTCCTGGCCTGCGGCATCCACCGTCCGTCTGCTGGCCCCGGCGTCCGAGATGCGGGGATCTGCCGAGATGCGGATGCGGATGCCGGGGTCGGTCCGCATCCGGGCGGATCTCCTCATTCGGGCACGGCGGCCGCCGCAGCACGCCCCGCACACCACGACGCCCCTCGCGGCCCTCCCACGTAGGCTCGAAGCATGACCGCGCTCGCATCTCGCACCGCCATGGTGCTGAGCCGCGCCGAGTGGCAGGAGCGTGAGGACGCGCACCACGCCCGCGCCGATGAACTCACCGCCGGGCGGCGCGAGCGCTCAGCCCGCGGTAAGACCCACCCCGTGGATGACTTCCTGTACACGTACTACTCCTACAAGCCCGCGTTGCTGCGCCGCTGGCATCCGGGGGTCGGCGTCGACCTCGCCGACGCCGCGGTCACCCCGCGCGCCGCGTGGCGCTGGTACGCGGCGGGAAGCGCCCCGGCAAGCCTTCGGGTCGACGCGGCGGGCTTGGAGGCCGCGAAGCCGCAGCTGCTCGACATCTGCGAGCGGATGCTGCGCCTCACGGCCGCGCGCCCGGGCCGATTCGGGTGCTTCGGGCTGCACGAGTGGGCGATGGTCTACCGGGCCCCGCAGCCGCGGCACACCGTTCCGCTGCGCCTCGGGCAGGAGGGGACGGATGCGGTCGTCGAGGCCCACGAGCTGCGGTGCACGCACATCGACGCGTTCCGCTTCTTCACCCCCGACGCCGGTCCGCGCAACCACTTCGTGCCGACGCGGGAAGACCAGCCGCTGCGGGAGCAGCCTGGCTGCCTGCACGCCGGCATGGACGTCTACAAGTGGGCGATGAAGCTCGGCCCGCTGGTGCCAGGAGAGCTGCTGCTGGACTCGTTCCAGCTCGCGCGCGACATCCGCGCCCTCGACATGGCGGCCTCGCCCTACGACCTCGAGGACTGGGGCGTCGAGCCGGTGCGCATCGAGACGGCCGACGGCAAGGCCGAGTACGTGCGGGGTCAGCGTGAGTTCGCCGACCGGGCGAACGCGCTGCGGCAGGCGATCCTCGCCGCGTGGCGTGGGCCTCAGCCGACCGGCTGACAGGAGTCGCAGGGCGTCAGGGCGCCGGTGTTCGACTGCAGGCGCAGCGCGGTCACCCGGGTCGCCGCCTCTTCCAGTCGCTCGGCGGGAAGGGCGCCGGTGTCGACTGCGGCGGCGATCCCGTCGACCAGGCGCGTCGCCGTGGTGGCATCCGACAGCATCACCGCCATCACCATGTCGTTGCCGGCGACGAGGGCGGCCACCGCGTTGGCCACGGGGTCGGCGTACGCAGGATCGCCGGTGTTCTGCAGCATGCCGAGGTCATCGGTGATGGCGACCCCGGTGAAGCCCAGATCCTCGCGCGCGATGCGGTGCCACTCGGCCGACATCGTGGCAGGTGCGGCATCGACTGACGTGTAGACGAGGTGCCCGAACATCAGCAGCTCGGCGCCCGCATCGATGCCGGCACGGAAGGGCACGGCATCCGTCTGGCCCCACGCCTCCTGGGAGAGGTCGGTGGTCGGCAGCATGTGGTGCGAGTCGCCGGGGGCCGCACCGTGGCCGGGGAAGTGCTTGAGCGTGCTCGCCACCGCGCCCGCCTCGCCGGCGACGGCGGCCGAGACGCGTCCGGCGGCGGCCTCAGGCGTCGTGCCCAGGGCGCGGCGGTGGATGAAGCTCGCGGGGTCGGGCGCGACGTCGGCGACGATGCCGAAGTTCACCGTCGCACCGGCGCGCTGCAGCAGGGCGCCGCGCGCGGCGAACGCCGAGGCCGTGTCGGGAGGGGGCGCGCTCTTGAGGGTGGTCGCCCCGGGCAGCGCGTCCCAGGGCAGCCGGGTGACGTCGTCGCCTTCTTCGTCGATGCCGATGACGGCGGGGAGCATCGGGTCCACGGTGAGTGCGCGGGTTACCTCGCGCAGCGCCGCCTCATCTGCCGGGATGTTGGACCCCATGAGGATGAACCCGCCCACGCCGGTCGCGGTCATGTAGTCGCGCAGCGCGCTCGGGTCGCTCGTGGGGATGTGTCCCATCACGACGGATGCCGCACGCTCGCGGGTCGACATCGCGGCGACCAGCTGGCGCGCGCGTGCCTCGACAGCAGCGCCGTCGGCCGCCGTCACGGTCGCCGACGCCGGTGGCGCGGATGCCTCGCCCGCCCTCGCGCCCGTCGCAGGCGTGAGGGCCGCGCCCAGTGCCACGACGGTCGCCAGGACGCTCAGCAGACGGCCGGATCGGTGCATCCCGACAGTGTAGGTCGGTCGTCCTGACCGGACCCCGTGCGTGGTCGGTGATGGGACGTGCGGTCCGCGCGTGCGGTGGCAAGAGCCCTCGTCGCGACCGCCGCCGGGTGAGCCCGCCGTACCGCGCGCTGCGGTGTCCCATGCCGATCGGACTCCCCGCCAGGCGCTGGATGCTGGAGCCGGCGATGTGGGTGCTGCGCACCGAGCCGGAGCTCGTGCTCAAGAGCCGCTGGGTGGTCCCCGGCATGCTCACTGAGGCGGGTTTCGCCTTCCGGCATCCGCACTTTGAACCCGCGGTGAGGGAACTCGCCACGCGCTGGCCTGCTCGCCCCAGGCGGGGCCGGTCGGCGGGGTCACCCCGGCTGTACCAGCCCCGTGCGGATCCCCCAGAGCACCGCCTGCAGACGGTCGCGTGACGCGGTCTTCTGCAGCAGCCCGGCCAGGTGGTACTTCACGGTGGTCGGCTCGACGAACAGGCGCCCCGCGATCTCGGCGTTCGAGAGCCCCTCGGCAAGCAGCCTCAACACGTCGACCTCGCGGTCGGTCAGGGGAGCCGGCACGGCCGGCTGGGGGCGGGGTGCGGGCGCCGTTCGGCGGGTGGCGACGAACTCGTGAAGGATGCGCCGGGTGAGGCGCTGGTCGAGTGTCCCCTCCCCCGCGGCCACCGATCGCACCGCGCCGGCGAGGGTCGCTTCGTCCGCTCCTTTGAGGAGGAAGCCCGCCGCTCCGGCGTCGAGGGCCGCGAACACGTCGTCGTCGACGTCGAAGGTCGTCAGCATGAGCACGTCGACGTCGAGATCGGGGTCCGCCGTGATCTCGCGGGTCGCGGCGATGCCGTCCATCACCGGCATCCGGATGTCCATGCACACCACGTCCGGCTGAAGGCTGCGCGCCAGCTGCACCGCCTGCCGCCCGTCCTCCGCCTGCCCGACGACCTCGATGTCGTCTTCGGCGCCGAGGATGACGGCGAGCCCCGTGCGGACGACGGCCTGGTCGTCGGCGATGAGCAGTCGGATCACGGTGCGCTCCGTTCGGTCTCGAGGGGGATCGTGAGACGGTTGAGCCAACCGCCGTCGGGCTGCGGGCCGGAGACGAGTCGGCCGCCGACGAGGTCGGCGCGCTCTCGCATGCCCGCGATCCCGAAGCCTGCGTCAACGTCCCGGCGCGCGGCGGTGGGGACGGCCGGCGGGGTGTTGCGCACCGCGACCTCGACCGTATCGGGGCGGTACGCCACCGTGACATCGCAGGTGGCGTCGGCCGCGTGGCGGGCCGCGTTGGCGAGGGACTCCTGCACCATGCGGTAAGCGGCGGTCTCGGCGAGCACCCCGAGCGGCCGCGAGTCGCCCGACAAGTGCAGCGTGACGTCCTGTCCGCGTCGCCGTGCAGCATCGACCAGCGCCGGGATGGCGGCGATCGCGGGCGTCGGGCCTGGAACGTCGGGACCGGCGCCGGCGCTCTCGTCTTCGCGCAACAGGCCGACCGTGCGGCGGAGGTCGGTAAGCGCGGTGCGGGCGTTCTGCTGCAGCGTCTGCAGCGTCGCGCGCGCCTCGTCGGGGTCGGAGCGCGTGAGCGCCGCCGCCGCCTGCGCGCTCACGATGATGCCGCTGAGGTGGTGGCCGGCGATGTCGTGCAGTTCGCGGGCGAGAGCCGTGCGCTCCGCGC contains:
- a CDS encoding DedA family protein yields the protein MNEFLTWLLDAVQSVDPVLRTVLAGVAVMLETSVLVGLVVPGDTVVIVAGTAVASPLEAVVLAVVVVIGALIGESIGFWLGRVLGPRIRYSKIGAKLGEKNWQRAETYLRRRGGPAIFLSRFLPVFHSLVPLTVGMSGFAYRRFLAWTLPACMLWSAMYVGVAVAAAGTYRELSDTIHFAGYIFVGIILAFLLLAYLAKRLIARRERRHLEADDSTVAPSAAEGMGD
- a CDS encoding phosphatase domain-containing protein, producing the protein MPGTDPAPPRPKILWIARLEYRFHSWRERRARRRGQLPTVAAFPGYGGPDWVRVLGRVLMVPSVPADPRGEYASVRGWRSFASVPVGFAQVTIEIDGVRHEVVADRGGVIDATLPGTLPAGWQPITMSVEGGKPVETRVFIVGPDVRFGIVSDVDDTVMVTALPRPLVAAWNSFVLDEHARQPVPGMAVLLERIARENPGAPVIYLSTGAWNVAPTLMRFFRRHVFPPGAMLLTDWGPTHDRWFRSGQQHKAGNLTRLAKEFPHIKWLLIGDDGQHDDPIYTAFAVEHPDHVTAVAIRRLSTAEAVLAGGRTVVDDHSASTVPFVTDSDGAGLLDRLADIGVVKPDPPA
- a CDS encoding SOS response-associated peptidase produces the protein MCGRFVVANVASELVGVLRVDVEGDVLPQPSYNIAPTARAAIVLDSAKTEPATRRLESARWGLVPGWAKDPSIGSRAFNARAEELEDKPMFRNALIKRRAVVPASGYYEWKQTEGGKVPHYIHPADDQPMFFAGLYEWWKDPQKADDDPERWLLSFTILTRDSIGRLGSIHDRMPLFIDGDFADAWLDTDTDDHNVRDLLDAAIDAAPALADTLDDYPVSPAVGNVRNDSPELIEPAA
- a CDS encoding 3-methyladenine DNA glycosylase, with translation MTALASRTAMVLSRAEWQEREDAHHARADELTAGRRERSARGKTHPVDDFLYTYYSYKPALLRRWHPGVGVDLADAAVTPRAAWRWYAAGSAPASLRVDAAGLEAAKPQLLDICERMLRLTAARPGRFGCFGLHEWAMVYRAPQPRHTVPLRLGQEGTDAVVEAHELRCTHIDAFRFFTPDAGPRNHFVPTREDQPLREQPGCLHAGMDVYKWAMKLGPLVPGELLLDSFQLARDIRALDMAASPYDLEDWGVEPVRIETADGKAEYVRGQREFADRANALRQAILAAWRGPQPTG
- a CDS encoding glycoside hydrolase family 3 N-terminal domain-containing protein translates to MHRSGRLLSVLATVVALGAALTPATGARAGEASAPPASATVTAADGAAVEARARQLVAAMSTRERAASVVMGHIPTSDPSALRDYMTATGVGGFILMGSNIPADEAALREVTRALTVDPMLPAVIGIDEEGDDVTRLPWDALPGATTLKSAPPPDTASAFAARGALLQRAGATVNFGIVADVAPDPASFIHRRALGTTPEAAAGRVSAAVAGEAGAVASTLKHFPGHGAAPGDSHHMLPTTDLSQEAWGQTDAVPFRAGIDAGAELLMFGHLVYTSVDAAPATMSAEWHRIAREDLGFTGVAITDDLGMLQNTGDPAYADPVANAVAALVAGNDMVMAVMLSDATTATRLVDGIAAAVDTGALPAERLEEAATRVTALRLQSNTGALTPCDSCQPVG
- a CDS encoding response regulator transcription factor, with amino-acid sequence MIRLLIADDQAVVRTGLAVILGAEDDIEVVGQAEDGRQAVQLARSLQPDVVCMDIRMPVMDGIAATREITADPDLDVDVLMLTTFDVDDDVFAALDAGAAGFLLKGADEATLAGAVRSVAAGEGTLDQRLTRRILHEFVATRRTAPAPRPQPAVPAPLTDREVDVLRLLAEGLSNAEIAGRLFVEPTTVKYHLAGLLQKTASRDRLQAVLWGIRTGLVQPG
- a CDS encoding histidine kinase; this encodes MAHANTRRPGATVRAAVAPALTAALAVGYVGIDLTGAFEDQSAVTLTPIVHGALVALQAVALLWRHRAPNAVVVAVVALDLIILATSGGELGVGALAVIIATYAAMRWGTPRRATYGVVAGAAAATTLVGSVAMAAVGMPFLLVLLVALARIVILYALPAAAAEYMLGRERLADAVQQQKAAAERERQAAAERELRAERTALARELHDIAGHHLSGIIVSAQAAAALTRSDPDEARATLQTLQQNARTALTDLRRTVGLLREDESAGAGPDVPGPTPAIAAIPALVDAARRRGQDVTLHLSGDSRPLGVLAETAAYRMVQESLANAARHAADATCDVTVAYRPDTVEVAVRNTPPAVPTAARRDVDAGFGIAGMRERADLVGGRLVSGPQPDGGWLNRLTIPLETERSAP